In Scatophagus argus isolate fScaArg1 chromosome 14, fScaArg1.pri, whole genome shotgun sequence, the following proteins share a genomic window:
- the LOC124071148 gene encoding pterin-4-alpha-carbinolamine dehydratase 2-like, whose translation MSGLMFSLRTGSSRPGNRLFRLSSLWLPPLSKNNSSKMSSDSHWLSPADREQLVTELRATGWVEVENRNAIFKELHFKTFNQAFGFMSRVALQAEKMNHHPEWFNVYNKVQITLTTHDCGGLSKRDIKMAKFIDKIALSM comes from the exons ATGTCTGGGTTAATGTTTAGCCTCAGGACGGGCAGCTCACGGCCCGGCAACCGTCTGTTCAGACTGAGCAGTCTGTGGCTGCCTCCGCTCTCCAAGAACAACTCGTCGAAAATG tcgTCAGATTCCCACTGGCTCTCCCCTGCAGACCGGGAACAACTAGTGACGGAGCTCAGGGCCACAGGCTGGGTGGAGGTGGAAAACCGCAATGCCATCTTCAAAGAGCTTCACTTTAAAACCTTcaaccag GCATTTGGCTTCATGTCACGGGTGGCTCTGCAGGCAGAGAAGATGAACCATCACCCAGAATGGTTCAATGTTTATAATAAG GTCCAGATTACATTGACCACACACGACTGTGGAGGACTGTCAAAACGGGACATCAAAATGGCCAAGTTTATCGACAAAATTGCTCTATCGATGTAa
- the txndc15 gene encoding thioredoxin domain-containing protein 15, producing MMGIQKIIYVSIFILCHYHVLRLSSVTAQENDESLDHMLEDAVPDLENSPKFVESEDLDSLPKRQFKTAEIADAVMGTEAPISPSDIESLFPKNVKDFQSGFSPPCDENSAQCGSPAQAAKGASPEEGSFESSQQITLDIVHADITPAEEQNVTETAKTYKVTCDKRNITGMANFTVQVLNASQDLMEFLNANSTECSVVLFFTAWCQFSASLAPHFNALPRVFPSMHFLALDASQHSSLSTRFGTVAVPNILLFQGAKPMARFNHTDRTLETLTSFIINQTGFDAAPDGRVMDADRLGPLPSVPVKSIDWLLVFSVLFITGFTLYAILRTDSIRWLIPGQEHEHQD from the exons ATGATGGGGATTCAGAAAATAATATATgtttcaatatttattttgtgtcattatCATGTTTTGAGGTTGTCGTCTGTGACGGCGCAAG agaATGATGAATCACTAGACCACATGCTAGAGGATGCAGTGCCCGACTTGGAGAACAGCCCCAAGTTTGTGGAGTCAGAGGACCTGGACTCTCTGCCAAAGAGACAATTCAAGACAGCTGAGATCGCAGATGCTGTGATGGGGACCGAAGCTCCCATCAGTCCATCTGACATCGAGTCCCTCTTCcctaaaaatgtgaaagactTCCAGTCAGGCTTCTCCCCACCTTGTGATGAGAATAGTGCCCAGTGTGGCTCTCCTGCTCAGGCTGCTAAAGGAGCATCACCGGAGGAGGGGAGCTTTGAATCATCGCAGCAG ATCACTCTTGACATAGTCCATGCAGACATCACGCCAGCTGAGGAGCAAAATGTTACAGAGACCGCCAAGACATACAAGGTGACCTGTGATAAGAGGAACATCACAGGGATGGCCAATTTCACTGTGCAGGTCCTTAACGCTTCACAG GACCTGATGGAGTTCCTGAACGCTAACAGCACAGAGTGCTCAGTGGTGCTGTTCTTCACCGCCTGGTGCCAGTTCTCTGCCAGCCTGGCACCTCACTTCAACGCCCTGCCCAGAGtttttcccagcatgcacttcCTGGCACTGGATGCGTCGCAGCACAGCAG CCTTTCCACGAGGTTTGGGACTGTGGCAGTGCCCAACATCCTGCTTTTCCAAGGGGCCAAACCGATGGCTCGCTTCAACCACACTGACAGAACACTGGAGACGCTCACATCCTTCATCATTAACCAGACAG GGTTTGATGCTGCACCCGACGGAAGAGTGATGGATGCAGACCGTCTTGGCCCCCTCCCCAGTGTGCCAGTGAAGAGCATCGACTGGCTGCTGGTCTTCTCAGTGCTCTTCATCACAGGCTTCACTCTGTACGCCATCCTGCGGACAGACAGCATCCGCTGGCTCATCCCGGGACAGGAGCACGAGCATCaggactga
- the LOC124071145 gene encoding tripartite motif-containing protein 16-like, with protein MAQQVIQLDREKLSCSVCLDLLKDPVTIPCGHNYCMSCIKECWNEERETQAHSCPQCRQSFTPRPVLVKNTMLADLVEELKNAGLQAASPDHSYAEPGDVACDYCTGRKLKALKSCLVCMASYCEQHIQPHYNVAPLKKHKLVEATFKLQEDICSRHDEVMNIFCRTDQQCICYLCSMDDHRGHDTVSAAAERAERQTQLKVSQQKIQQRIQDREKDVKVLQQRAEAVSFSADEAVRDSEKTFTELMRLVEKRSSEVKQLIRSQQKTEVSRAKELEDKLQQEITELKRKDAELEKLLRTEDHLHFLSNYPSLSDLSEPKDQPSTDVHPLSSFKDVTAAVSEARDKLEAVLSEEWTKISLAVAEVNIFLPQAEPTTRAEFLKHSHQITLDPNTANTRLSLSDGNRKATLMSVQQFCLTHSDRFLNWWQVLSKEGLSGRCYWEMKWSGNISIAVAYKNKSRTRTRTEYQFGNHDKSWVLDIYDGSYKFRHKNTVTSISGPQSSTIGVYLDHKAGTLSFYSISESMTLLHRVQTTFTQPLYAGFWLPQNTGDTAELCELK; from the coding sequence ATGGCGCAGCAAGTGATTCAGCTGGATCGAGAAAAACTGAGCTGTTCAGTCTGTCTGGATCTTCTGAAGGATCCAGTGACGATTCCCTGTGGGCACAACTACTGCATGAGCTGTATCAAAGAGTGCTGGAATGAGGAGAGGGAGACGCAAGCACACAGCTGCCCTCAGTGCAGGCAGAGCTTCACACCGAGGCCTGTCCTGGTGAAAAACACCATGTTAGCAGACTTAGTGGAGGAACTGAAGAACGCAGGACTTCAAGCTGCTTCACCTGATCATTCCTATGCTGAACCTGGAGATGTGGCCTGTGATTACTGCACTGGGAGGAAGCTGAAGGCCTTAAAGTCCTGCCTGGTGTGCATGGCCTCTTACTGTGAGCAGCACATCCAGCCTCACTACAATGTAGCTCCACtaaagaaacacaagctggtTGAAGCCACTTTTAAACTTCAGGAGGACATCTGCTCTCGCCATGATGAGGTGATGAATATTTTCTGCCGCACTGATCAGCAGTGTATCTGCTACCTCTGCTCCATGGATGATCATAGAGGCCATGACAcagtctctgctgcagcagaaagggCTGAGAGGCAGACGCAGCTCAAGGTGAGTCAGCAAAAAATCCAACAGAGAAtccaggacagagagaaagacgtCAAGGTGCTTCAGCAGAGGGCGGAGGCTGTCAGTTTTTCTGCTGATGAAGCTGTGAGGGACAGCGAGAAGACCTTCACGGAGCTGATGCGTCTTGTTGAGAAAAGAAGCTCCGAGGTGAAGCAGCTGATCAGATCCCAGCAGAAAACCGAAGTGAGTCGAGCTAAAGAGCTCGAGGacaagctgcagcaggagatcactgagctgaagaggaaagacgCTGAGCTGGAGAAACTCTTACGCACAGAGGATCACCTCCATTTCCTAAGCAACTACCCCTCACTGTCTGATCTGAGTGAACCTAAAGACCAACCCAGCACTGATGTCCATCCTCTGAGCTCTTTTAAAGatgtgacagctgctgtgtcagagGCCAGAGATAAACTGGAGGCTGTTCTGAGTGAGGAGTGGACAAAGATCTCACTGGCAGTGGCTgaagtgaatatttttcttcctcaaGCAGAGCCCACAACCAGAGCTGAATTTCTGAAACATTCTCATCAGATCACACTGGATCCAAATACAGCAAACACACGTTTGTCATTAAGTGATGggaacagaaaagcaacattAATGTCAGTACAACAGTTCTGTTTAACTCACTCAGACAGATTTCTTAATTGGTGGCAGGTCTTAAGTAAAGAGGGTCTGAGTGGACGTTGTTACTGGGAGATGAAGTGGAGCGGGAACATTTCTATAGCAGTtgcatacaaaaataaaagccgAACACGGACAAGAACTGAATATCAATTTGGAAATCATGACAAATCCTGGGTGTTAGATATTTACGATGGTAGTTATAAATTCAGACATAAGAATACTGTTACTTCCATCTCAGGCCCTCAGTCCTCCACAATAGGAGTCTATTTGGATCATAAAGCAGGTACTTTGTCTTTCTACAGCATCTCTGAAAGCATgactctcctccacagagtccagaccacGTTCACTCAGCCTCTCTATGCTGGATTTTGGCTTCCACAAAATACTGGAGACACTGCTGAGTTGTGTGAGCTAAAGTAG